From a single Phragmites australis chromosome 7, lpPhrAust1.1, whole genome shotgun sequence genomic region:
- the LOC133925128 gene encoding golgin candidate 2-like codes for MAGWISSKLKAAETLLHQIDQQAADSLGKSPSASDLAALQPSADSLLDVPPRRRPPAGPPPSLGLRLAVKHPSPSQPPPSPAPRRSASAAAVLAVQDQVGGGPVGVVAEAKAEGDREDGKGGASESVSGSDEDSDGSGSDDSEDSEEERRREEERRQRRAERLAVMAARAIAEREEAVARLEGEKAGLEKLLAEREKEQAQEASELQTSMIETMEAMEVEKQRHHSTRMEALARLARLEVTNAELSKSLAREQWNLEVQVDQVAQLREEVELKILAQDKYKRKIAKIQKTSAPPVEIESLRRFKLDQEIIDAEYKLTCDRIVSLKDNARKIEENIELTRRDMMHPTEVEIELKKRLAQLTDRLIQKQMQVESLSSEKAALSMRIEAVSRLLDNNASSLASWSSSSRIDIEAGAWQESNSPRLRDRIRAGQQQLGSAIRQLDSIFSAGHIFLRRNPKAQVWALVYLVSFHLWVLYILTSHPTVSEIHPGAVFSLESINKTSI; via the exons ATGGCGGGGTGGATCTCCTCCAAGCTCAAAGCCGCCGAGACCCTCCTCCACCAA ATCGACCAGCAGGCGGCGGACTCCCTCGGCAAGTCCCCCTCCGCCTCCGACCTCGCAGCCCTCCAGCCCTCCGCCGACTCGCTCCTCGACGTGCCCCCGCGCAGGCGGCCGCCTGCCGGCCCGCCTCCCTCCCTCGGCCTCCGCCTCGCCGTGAAGCACCCCTCCCCGTCCCAACCTCCGCCTTCCCCTGCCCCCCGCCGCTCCGCGTCCGCGGCGGCAGTGCTCGCGGTGCAGGATCAAGTCGGTGGTGGGCCGGTGGGGGTGGTGGCCGAGGCGAAGGCGGAGGGGGATCGGGAGGACGGGAAGGGCGGCGCGTCTGAGAGTGTGAGCGGGAGCGACGAGGACTCGGATGGGTCGGGGAGCGACGATTCGGAGGAttcggaggaggagcggcggagggaggaggagaggagacagCGGCGGGCTGAGCGGCTTGCGGTTATGGCTGCGCGTGCAATCGCCGAGCGAGAGGAGGCCGTTGCGAGGCTCGAGGGAGAGAAAGCCGGGCTTGAGAAGCTACTCGCTGAGCGTGAGAAGGAGCAGGCGCAGGAG GCTTCAGAGTTGCAGACCAGTATGATTGAAACCATGGAAGCAATGGAGGTAGAGAAACAGCGACATCACAGCACTAGAATGGAAGCCCTTGCCCGGTTGGCTAGACTTGAG GTTACAAATGCAGAGCTTTCGAAGTCGCTTGCCAGGGAACAATGGAACCTGGAAGTTCAA GTTGATCAAGTGGCGCAACTTCGAGAGGAAGTTGAATTGAAGATACTTGCTCAAGATA AATATAAAAGAAAGATAGCAAAGATACAGAAGACAAGTGCCCCTCCGGTTGAA ATAGAATCCTTGAGAAGGTTCAAGCTGGACCAAGAAATTATTGATGCAGAATACAAACTGACATGTGATAGAATTGTCAGCTTGAAGGACAAT GCAAGGAAGATTGAAGAAAACATTGAGCTGACTAGAAGAGATATGATGCATCCTACAGAGGTGGAAATTGAACTCAAGAAGAGGCTTGCTCAACTAACCGATCGGTTAATTCAGAAACAAATGCAG gTTGAGTCTCTATCATCAGAGAAGGCAGCTTTGTCAATGAGAATCGAG GCAGTTTCGAGGTTGCTCGACAATAATGCCTCATCGCTGGCTTCTTGGAGCTCATCATCAAGAATAGATATTGAAGCTGGTGCATGGCAAGAATCAAATTCGCCAAGGCTGCGCGACAGGATACGGGCTGGACAGCAGCAACTGGGATCCGCAATCCGACAGCTCGATTCCATCTTCTCAGCTGGGCATATCTTCTTGAGGCGGAATCCAAAGGCGCAGGTCTGGGCCTTGGTGTACCTGGTATCCTTCCACTTATGGGTACTGTACATACTAACATCACACCCAACAGTATCAGAGATTCACCCTGGCGCTGTCTTTTCTTTGGAATCAATAAACAAGACTAGTATTTGA